In Megalopta genalis isolate 19385.01 chromosome 7, iyMegGena1_principal, whole genome shotgun sequence, a single window of DNA contains:
- the LOC143259840 gene encoding uncharacterized protein LOC143259840, with amino-acid sequence MGSLPRERVIETRPFTDVGVDYCRPFFVKERQHRNRGRIKVYVAVFVCFTTRAVNLELGAANELRELRNLLRSDDHRERVVTFLAKRAINWHFIPPQAPHFGGAELFTFENLNTLIINIEAILNSRPLTPISSDPTDLLALTPGHFLIGDALTSLHERDLEDTNPNRLSVWQRIQQLKQQFWKHNVPSMQWPLGRVLKIHPRSDGIIRAVTVKTAANVFDRSVKKLVPIFHQPEEHRRNENTTSINNQ; translated from the exons ATGGGTAGTCTACCAAGAGAGAGGGTCATAGAGACACGTCCATTCACCGACGTAGGCGTCGACTACtgcagaccgtttttcgtgaaGGAGCGGCAACACCGAAACCGCGGACGCATCAAGGTCTACGTGGCAGTTTTCGTGTGTTTCACTACAAGGGCCGTTAATCTGGAACTA GGGGCGGCCAATGAATTACGCGAACTCCGAAATTTATTGCGTTCTGACGATCATCGAGAACGGGTCGTAACATTTTTAGCCAAACGAGCCATCAATTGGCACTTTATACCACCACAAGCACCACATTTCGGAG GTGCTGAACTGTTCACATTCGAAAACCTAAACACCCTAATCATAAACATCGAAGCCATCCTTAATTCGCGACCCCTCACTCCTATATCTTCCGATCCTACCGACCTCCTCGCGTTGACTCCCGGACATTTCCTGATTGGTGATGCTCTCACGAGCCTACACGAACGCGATTTGGAGGATACCAATCCAAATCGACTATCCGTATGGCAGCGTATCCAGCAGCTTAAACAACAGTTCTGGAAGC acaacgtgcCCTCGATGCAATGGCCTCTAGGACGCGTCCTCAAGATCCACCCCAGATCCGACGGCATTATTCGAGCCGTCACAGTGAAGACCGCCGCGAACGTGTTCGATCGCAGCGTGAAGAAACTAGTACCCATATTTCATCAACCGGAGGAGCACCGCCGAAACGAGAATACGACATCCATAAACAACCAGTAG